The Betta splendens chromosome 2, fBetSpl5.4, whole genome shotgun sequence nucleotide sequence CAAAACAGTATGAGACAAACCACCAACTTTTCATGTGCTAAAAAGCCTCAAAGAATTAAGTCACTTTTAGGACTTCGAAtaaaaggcagcagcagtgaaattaaatattgataaaCCCGTTCAGCGGTTGGTGGGGCTGGTGGACTCCTGCGGCCAAAAGCTTGGACGGCAGATACAAAACAATGAAAGTAATTCTTTGCATTCCTATTGGCATAATGGCATCTAGACACTCCATCTATCCGGGTTGGCTAAGAGCATTTGAACGGTTCCACTGAAGGGGGATTAGGTGGCTGGCCTGCGGCGTACAGGCTGCGAGGGAGTTCACGTATTAGCGTTACACGTCTCCTCCGCAGCCGCGATCGCCTCCACTCGCACACTCCCTCTCGCTCCTCGCTTGCAAATTGGAATGGTGAATGAGCGCAGGATGCTTGGGAACAGGCTCGGAGCGAGAGAGTGGGAAGACATCAAAGGGAGAGGGTGCCGGGGTTCTTTCGCTTCCTCCCCGGGCTAGACAGAAGACTTTTTTACAACTGGCTCTGGTGGAGCTGTGGGGAGAAGGTGGAAGGGAAAATGGCTGTGGAAGAGGAATCCGGCTAATGTCTAATAAAAGAGCTGTGGGTCTCATGGTGAGAGGGAATAATGGAGGGGAGAGGGCGATGTGGATGGGGTTACGCACGCTGCGCCTCAGATTGACTCTGGACTATAATCTGCACAGCCTCTGCGGTCTTTCCTGCCGGGTCTCTTACTCGCAGACTAGCTAAAAGCCTGCCATTACGTGTTGGCCAAACACAGACTTGGCTTTAAAGCATTAATGTGTATGTGCCTCGGAGCTGGTCATGTGGAAAAGGTAGTCTGGGTCAAGAAAGGGGGGGTTCTTAAGATAAGATGCTTGGGGAGCATCTTAACAGCGCCACAGTCCCCACTTCGttcgaacacacacacgtgtgcatgCATACATTTAAATTTGCAGCAACTCAGCATCTTATTCACCTGAATGTCCCCCTGTCCATCCATGTCACTGGAGTTTAACATCAGGTTACCGTGTCCCCTCTGTCCCCATTGGTTAAAATGGGTCGAGGGTCCTGGAAGTGGCACTCGCTGGTTGGCTGAACTGTCACTCCACTACTTTTATGGGGATTATACTCTATCGATTGGGCACGCTCCCAAAACCTTGCATCTGTTGGAGAGCGAGAGATGGGAGGAGGATGCGAGATGAGGGGGTGGAagcgggagggggggaggggctccGTCGTCCCCGCTGTCTCACTTAGGGTTTCAGTCAGGTTGCGATCTCGCGCTTGGCTGCATGTGTCGGCGTGCCGGCGAACCCGCGCCGTCACCGCAAGCGGCCGCTCCACGCAGCCTCCGCGACCTGGCTGCTGTCGGGCGCGTGTGAGTGACGggggacgtggacgtggacgcgAGGCTCGTCCAGCGAGGATCGTGGTGGAATAACTTTTTGTTGAGGCAGTCGCCTGCGGTGAAAGTGGGGAGAACATTCATTGTtcaagcttttttgtttttggtgaaGACAATCCagaccacttttttttttctcccctttttaATGAtatgctttttaattttttttaagtgaGATCTTCGTAGGACATTGCCGTGTCCTCTAATCAAAGACACTGAGGCTTTCGGAACTGATCCTACACTCATCCGCAGCCTCTCGCCCTTCGGGGATCTTCTACTATTGTTTCCCTTCTGCTGTATAGCGAGATCAAAGgaagccgctgcagctccttgcGAATCCAACACGGACCCATAGGTTGCGAACGGAGCGCCATATTCAAGGGGAACCCCAGAACCACGGCGCTGCACAGCTGATTTAACGCCGCaacgttttgttttttgacGCAATATTCACACACGTTTGGGgagaaaaatttaaaaaaggcgACCACTCACGCACGTGGAGGCGTCCACAACCTCCGCAATGGAGGTGATGGCGTCCTGTTGGCGCGGGCAGGTAAGAGCCACCCGAAGCCAAGTGGGGTTTGGATGTGACACCCGAGGCCTGTGCATGTAAACTGTTCGGACGGCTTCTGACTATTTAATgaaggtgtatgtgtgtgtatgtgcacgcCTGCCTGATGTCTTACTCCTGCCAGGGGAATCTTGAAAGACACGGGTGACGGGGGTGAGGCGAAGGAAATGAACCCGCCGATCTGCCTCTTGGTTGGTTTGGTGCACGTCACGGCTGTGTTAACCGTGCTCTCCTGTGTCCGTCTAGGAGGAGCAAGCTGCCAAACTGAAGGCGGAGAAGATCCGAGTCGCCCTGGAGAAAATCAAGGAGGCGCAGGTCAAAAAGGTACGTCACGCCCGTGGTCGCGCACGGCTGTGCGATGCCTCGCGTCTCATTTAGCTCCCTCCCGTGCCGTGGCGTTCGCTGCGAGCTGCGGCTCTTTGTGAACTTCACTCACAGTGAGGCGATGAAGCGCTCAGAAAATAGGTCAATGCAGcgtttgattgtgtgtgtgtgtgtgtgtgtgtgtgtgtgtgtgtgtgtgtgtgtgtgtgtgtgtgtgtgtgtgtgtgtgtgtgtgtgtgtgtgtgtgtgtgtgtgtgtgtgtgaggatctGCTGGGGAGGGAATCGGAAAGAGGCTTCAAagagcgagaaaaaaaaaaaagaatctggTGTGCGCTTCCAGACAATGCAGACACATTTCACAGGAAGCGTCTTATTGAAAGCCTCCGACCAAACAAGTGCAGATTTTTGGTCAACAACTGCGGCTCACGGCTCCAATGACAGCCAAGGCATGAGCTTGTGTGTCCACTGGGATGTCTGTGGTTCTCCACAGAACCCCTCCAACTGTCTCTGTGAGTGAGAGCGATGCCTTTTAGCAGAATGGCGTTCTTTTCATACTCTGAATAGTTAAGACCCAGCAGAGCTGCAACAAACAGTGGCGGACTTCACCCCGCCAACTGAATGCATTGTGACCCGCTGAGGAGTTGCATAAAGGCCGtgactgaagcagctgctgtgatgcgCTAAATTATTAGTGCCGTGCTAGTCAGCATTTTCTACATCAAACTATGCCTCAAGCGTTAATAAATTCAGCGTATGTGACGTTTGAACGCGATTGAGCGCATGAATCAGGACCTTCCCTCGTGGGATTGCTTgggtttagtttttttttttttctgccagaCGAAGAGATTTTCGGGGTCTCTCCTGTGACAAATGTAGGTCAGACCCATGTCTCCCTGCTCTCCCGGCGTTCTTATTTGTCCAAGTCGATTCAATCCACTGTGGCCACTTGCTGATCAGATGTCGGGTTCTAGTAGGAGGGGACGAGCAGGGGGTCAAGGAATTGAGTTTTCTTTGGCTTCACACCAGGACCGGTCTTATGTAGGCCACCACTGATTGAGGCTGGGTTTGGCCACACGTATGTCTGCTTGTCACATTTAACTTCAAGAGGACGCTTGTTTGGATTTTAGTTCTGTGACCAATGAAGACATTAGTAGGAAAATATATGATTTAATATGCATATGACCTCATTTCATCCCCCCACTACACTGGACCATTATACTGATTCAGATTCTGGGTCAAGGTTTGAGAGGCGCTGCTGCAAAAACATTCTGGCATGACCAGTTGAGGGTATTGCTCTTTTGGTCAAGCTGCCTGTCAGCTGATAAGTGATGATAATCATCTGTTTGACCCTATAGAATAGTGGCTTCGTGCCACTGCATGTGCAGGCTactataatataatttaaagtCCTAGCAGCAGCAATGAATAAAAGCCTAACTAGGTCAATTGTACTCACAATGACTGTAACGGATTGCTTTTCCATAGGTGATGAATGTGGTGGGCAGTAGAAAATGAATGTGAATCACAATAACATGTGTTTAGCCTAAAATAGATTTGTTATTAAACCTGCATCAGTCATAAACAATGAATAAAATCAAATCATCctgcttcctcccctcctcctcctcctcagctggtgATCAGGGTCCACATGTCGGACGAGAGCTCCAAGACCATGATGGTGGACGAGCGGCAGACGGTCAGGCAGGTGCTGGACAGCCTGCTGGACAAGTCGCACTGTGGCTACAGCCCCGACTGGTCTCTGGTGGAAACCATCACTGAGTTACAGATGGGTAAGAGTGCAGCGCAGACAGGTCCCACCGCATCTGACTCACGTTTGTTAAGCTTTTAGTCCCCACAGCATTTGCATATTGCATGGAGGGGGGAATAATGAACACAGTGTGGTGGCGATGGAACGATGTAGGTGTCGGCATGTGCTGTATAATCACCACTGAATCAGTCACGACTTATTGTGGCTTCAGGCAACTTTCTAGGTTTACAGTTAAAGGATTTGCCCCGccttaaaaacagaaaacagaaaactctggagggaggaaaacaaagtgcACATGTTCATATCAGCAGAAAAAACTGCACATGTTGCATATTATCTCCATTCCTCCTCCGTCATCTCCTCTCATCTTTCCCTCAGAGCGTATTTTTGAAGATCATGAGAACTTGGTGGAGAATCTGCTGAACTGGACCCGGGACAGCCACAACAAGCTGATGTTCATCGAGCGCATTGAGAAATATGCCCTTTTTAAGAACCCACAGGTGAGCGTCCAGTCCGATCCACGCTGCTCAGTAGCTTCCTTCTCATTCAGTGTGTAAATGCCAACAGCATGTGCCTTACACACAAACGCATTGTTTATGCATGCTCGGCGCCAGAGCGCGAACAAGGCAGCGTGTTTGTGTAGCAGAGCTGGAAGTAGGTCAAAGCTCTAAAGCGAGTAAAGGTGAATAATTGATGTAACGTAAGATGAGGTGAGCTGCTGACTCTACAACACCCCCCCCCTTTGTGTCGTACTCTCATCActgtttgttcatttccagAACTACTTGTTGGGGCGGAAGGAGACATCAGAAATGGCTGACAGGAATAAAGAAGCTCTATTAGAAGTGAGAGCACGACATCAGTCTTTGTATTTCCGCCGATCTGAATCATTAGATCACTTCTAATATACGACTTTGGACCCATGTGTCTGCGCAGGAGTGTTTTTGCGGCGGCTCGGTGTCTGTGCCAGAGATTGAGGGTGTCCTGTGGCTCAAAGAGGATGGGAAGAAATCATGGAAGAAGCGCTACTTCCTCCTCAGGGCTTCGGGGATCTACTACGTCCCAAAGGGCAAAGCCAAGGTCAGTGAGACTTTGCACCGTGCACCCAGTCTACAAAGAATTGTGGATGGGGGTTATGAGAACCGCATTCAGATCCCCTGCCTGctggtgttttcctgttttccacCAACGCACcaattttttttccacatttttgcACAGGCAGTTCAAGCGTGTCTGTAATTACCATCAAACTCATGTACATAAAACCTTGACTACTTTGAGACTGCGTTCCCATAGCATCATTATTTCAAGAGAATAAATAATTATACTAAAATGTGTGCTTGAGTGAGTTGGTTctgtgcatcacagattattctCTGAACATGAGTATGCAATAAAGAGAGGAAGACTCTTTATTGCATATTCATGTTCAGAAAGAAAGCGTTTTTGGTTTTATATAAATCACCAGTATGTCAGAGGCATAAAACTACTAGATTATATAGAACCATCGGCCCTGTGTTAAGTTAATTATGCCTCGATGCGTGCTGTGTTCACGgtgtctccctctctgcaggCGTCCAGAGACCTCGTGTGCTTCCTGCAGTTGGATCACGTCAACGTCTACTACGGCCAGGACTACCGCAGCAAATACAAGGCTCCTACTGACTACTGCCTGGCCCTGAAGGTGAAGCCCTACTGCTAGATCTGGTGTCTGAATGCGAATTCAATGGAAAAATAGAAGAAAGAACTGCGAAATGCAAACAATTACAGAAATATGCAGAGGAACCTGACAAGTTCAGCAAATGTCATTAGCCTGACATTAAAGCATACCTTGTATTGGCGAGTAATAAAATGATCTTCTTGCAGCATCCACAAATCCAGAAGAAGTCCCAGTACATCAAGTACCTGTGCTGTGATGACGTCAGGACCCTGCATCAGTGGGTGAACGGAATTCGCATTGCCAAGGTTCGTCTCAGGTTCCTGTGTTGAACCTGTTGAGTCGATGTTAAATGTATAGAAACTGATTTCATGGGGTGGAGGAGTTTTACCTTGTATGTTTGTGATGTAGTATGGGAAGCAGCTGTATGGTAACTACCAGGAGGCCATGAAGAGGACAGAGGCAGCCTATGACTGgtcctccctctccacctccagcctccgatcaggctccagctcagccagcaTACCAGGTTAGTCATGATGCCAATGCCAAGCACATAATGGAATGTGGTACATGGCTAAGTACGTGTGTGTCACACGTACAGAAAGGCTTAGTAACCTTTGTGTCGCATTCATCAGAGTCCCAGTCCAATCACTCTGGCCACTCTGACAGTGGAGTGGACACAGGCTCGTCTCACGGCCGGTCACAGAGTGTCGTGAGCTCCATTTTTTCCGAGGCCTGGAAGAGAGGCACCCAGATGGAGGAGAACTCAAAGGTACGGCTTCCTTTCAAACACTGCCACGGCCTCGTTTTACTGTTACAACACTTGCTTCGGTGAGCTCAAAGACGGTGTCGTTCCTGCAGATGAAAATGGAGGCGTCCAGAGGGGCCACTCTGCCGCACGGCTCCCACGGCCACAGGCACCACAGCCACCATTCGGTCGACCAACTGGCCCTGACGCCGTCCCCCCAGCCGATGGTGCAGCCCCAGCCTCACCCGCACCAGCAGCACCCGCCACGGCCTCAGTCCCAGCCCCAGcctcaccagcagcaccagcaccagccccTGATGCAGGCCCCGCAACAGCTCCCCCCAcacgctcagctgctgcagacgcagtATCTCCAACAGCACCCGCCACAGTCTCAGCTGCCGCCTCAGAGTCTCCAACAGCACCCTCCACACGCCCAGCCACACCAACAGGTCCCATCAGTGCAGCCCCACACACCGCCGCATccgcagcaccagcagctgccgccgccgcagcctccGTCTCCCCAGCAGACCACCCCGCCGCTCCCCCAGTCGCCTCAGCGCCCTCAGCCGCCGCCGCAGACCCTCGGCCAACACGACCACGGGCCCCAGCAGGCGGCCCCTCCAcccccgccgcctcctccccctccgccacCACCGCCGCCCCCGGTTCAGATGGTTTCCCACCACTCGCCGGCTCTCACCATGTACAAGTACAGCACAATCACccggctgcagaaccagaaccaggctgcCAACCAGCATAGGTTCCCCAGTCACCTCCCCGCAACAGCTCAGCAAGTTCTACCCACATCTCTGACGCCACCCGCAGCTCAGGTGCCCGTCAAACCCAATGTGAATCACATCGCGGCAAGGACTAATGtcccgcctccgcctccgcctccccctcccccatctATGCCAACCCCTGGATCAGCCATGGCTGTGTTGAAGCTGGGCCCTCCAAGCCCTGCTACCCTGCACGCCTTCATTCCTCCACCCCCATTGTATCCACCGGCTCCTAGGACCAATGGAGTAACAtttcctcccccgcctcctcccccgccaCCCCCACCCGCACCCACTCCTATGAGCCAGCCTGTTCATCACAACGGGCTCAAGCAGGCACTGAAGGAAAGGTTTCCCAGCCCGCCACGAGACCTCCTGCCTCTAACTGGGGACCTTGAGGAGTCCCCACCTCCAGCCCCTGCTCCAccgcccccacctcctccacctccacccccgcccccacctcctccgcctccacagCAGTTCCCGGTGCCACAGCAATTCCCGCCACCGCCACCAGCACCGCCTAAAACCTTTAACCCAGGCTTTCTCCCTCATGCTGTCCTCAAGCCCGTGTCACCGGTCACTCCATTTCCTCCCGCCCCACCTTCTGCTGACATGAGTGGGCCcgcaccacccccacccccaccccctcctccacctgcaccccTCAAGAAGCAGTTCAGCCTCCAGGCAGGCCACACCTCCAGTCCACCACCTCCAACTCTGCCCAAGCAACACAGTCTGTCCAAGCCCCCACCCATTTCTACAGGAGCCCCTCCCACTATGTCCCTGGTGAAGCAGCTAGCGAGTCAATTTCCAGGAGCTTCATCCCAAGGAGCCAATCATACAGAGAACCCCAAAGCTCCCCTCTCCCCACCTGCAGTAAAGACCAAACCGAGATGGCAGCCTGGCGGTGGCCCACAACTACAGTCTCCAGagttcccccctcctcctcaggaGACCAACGCTGGATTCCCTgcccctccgccgccgcctcctcctccacctcccccagcACCTGTCACAGGTCCAATgccacctccccccccccttcctcctggAAACCTGGGCTCCCCCATTAAGAGGTCACCCTCTGGCTCCTTCAGTTTGGGAGGCAAAAAACCTCCACCCACCCCACAGAGGAACTCCAGCATCAAGTCAAACTCATCAGCCTCCTATGAGGAATCCAGGAGAAACTTACTCAGCAAATTTGCTCCTCAGAGCAACACGCCACCGTCCTCCCccatttcctcctccactgcatCTCCCTCCAAGGACCAGTCAGCAGGACCCCCTGCTCCCCCTAAACCAGGCAAGCTCAACCTGAACAACCTGCCCTTGGCACTCCAGGGCAAAGTGAATCAAGTGAAGCAAACGGGTGGCGAGttcccatcaccaccaccacctgacTGTGCCTActtcccgcctcctcccccggcCTCCGACCtcttcccccctcctccacctccaggtaGTGACACCCATAACGGAGGCCCTCCTAGGGTGGCCGTGGTCAACCCCCAACCgcaggctcctcctcctccaccacctgtcTCCCTCGTCAGCAATTCAACATGGGGAAAGAGTTCCTTGAAAAAGACCCCTCCACCCACACTCGGTCGGCGTAATAACACCACCCCAGAGCCCCTTCCGctttcaccacctccacctacCTCCCCAAAGGGCAGCTCCGGTCAGCCTAATTTCCTGGAGGATCTGAACCGGACACTAAAGCGAAAATCTGTGGGTCGCCAGGGTTCTTCCAACTCTACTGGTCTCACTGGAAAGCTGGACCCAGCAGGGACCATGGATGACATGGCActgcctccacctccccctgaGTTGCTCCTTGATCAAGGGAAGCAAAGCAACGGAGGAAACGGTGGCTACGTGTCCGGTAACATCTCAGGCTATGCAACGCTAAGACGAGGACCACCGCCCGCACCGCCCAAACGGGGTGACGGCACCAAACTTACTGGAGAGTGTTGAACTTAGAGATCAGGACACACTGAAGAGGAATGGACAATGAAAGGATATACGCAAGTGAAGATTTAAAAGTGGACTAAGAGGGACTTTCTGAATACCTTCTAGCTACTTTGGTCACAGTGTATATACTAAACAGCCCAACCAGACCGTGCTCAATTAATGCTTGctcatttttgtattttttaacatgCTTGACTTTCTGGATCTGTGAGGTTTACAACAACAGGACGATTAAAACCGGAGCAAACAGGTTTGAGGTCACAGAAAGAGCAAGATGGTTTAAATGATATCTGCCGCTGCTGTGGATTAAATAACACGGTTCTCTATGGTAAACCCCACCCCTCTGGTAAAACGGGCAGATTTAAATAAACTCTAAGGAAAATTGTGCAAATGTTACCGGATCCAGGTCTGAGCCAAATCACGTCCCCGCTTGTATCCgccatatactgtatttgtgcCACGTACTGGAGACAAAAAAGGCATTGGGATCTTTCTGCTTTGGTACTGCATGGACTCATGTAACAACAAGCTGTAAAACACGAAgctgttccagtgtgtgtgcatgtgtgagagagaaaccAAGACTGAATATACATACATGCCATGTCTGctcgcatgtgtgtgtgattgtacGATGGTGAAGTATTTAATCATTAGTAGAAGGCCTTTGTGGAGAGTTTTGCTTTACTATGAAATTATTTAATGATTGATAAATGGaaggattctttttttttttaaaaaaaaaagctggtcAACAAAATCTAAAGGAACAAAACATGAAGGCACAAAGGAATGTATAtgggaataaaaacatgaaGGTTATGGTTCTGTAACCGTTAAAAATGTATGTTGTCGTCTCCATGGTCTCAAGACTGTTTCACCACTTGGCAAATGCAAATCAGAAGAAAGCCTTATTCCCCAAGTCTTGCACAGAGTTCAAGCAGAGAGGAGAGTTCTTCCAAAGTGTCAGCAGAGCATGGACTGTGCGACTGGAAAGAAAACgtacttttttgttttatttaatgcaaaCATGTAGTGGACTTCTGTAAATGAGAAGAAGTGTTTTGGTGTATCTCCATGGACTGCGTGTGTTCCCTGTGTGTTGGCTTGATTTTTGGACCTTGTTCTTTTATTTGTCTATGTACAGTTgcggctgctgcttctttctttgtcccagccgtcttttttttttttaagtcacaTGGTCTCACAATCCAGGAAATAGTGCAGCGATGGATTACAGCCATGTGATGTGTAATAAAAACATAGCCTTGTCTTGTTAATGTACAGAGCATTGAATCATGTAGTAACCGCAATCTGACTGGCATAAGACTGAATGTCGCTTTTAATTTTGTGTGTCGATCTTGTTCCTTGATGGTGCCATTACTGCTTCAGCCCTTCGTACACAGGGTTTAGTCCTGATTTTGTCTCTCCAGAGTGGATCATGAAGGGTTTTTAATTTCTAGATGATATGCCTTCTTTTTTCCGGGTGCTACTCTAACCTTCAGAGAACCCAGTCTATACAACCCCATGTGTATCAGGATGACATGTCATTTATAAGATAGATTTAGTCTGGAAATGTGTAGACCATTATATCCAGCTTATCATGGACAAACCTCAGTGGTGCTTGGTTTCAAACCCTCATTAACATGCTCTTTTCTCGTCCTCAGCCGCGGTGGTGTCACCTCCACTTGTAGGCAGCGTGCCGTTTCTTAtgagtacagtatgtaagtTATTTATGTGCTGATGTGAACAAGTGGGGCTTAAATGACATGAAGACAAATGTTTGCAGATAAGAGTCAATGTGTCCTCTTGCATATAGATTGAAATCCCAATATAAATGTTGAAATCAGACTTGCGATTGTGTCAGAGTGATCATTTGTTTGGTTAGGTAGAAAAACCTGTActtgtcatttattcattcattcacgtCAAGGCCACTTCACGAGCACTGGGAAAAGTGGAaactactttttattttaagtgGACCTCGGATCCCCTCCAGTGGCTTTATCCTGCTCTACAAGGCATCTTAATGTTGAATACTACATTAAATGAATATGTTTTAATCTGTGGTTCAGGCGTATAAATATAACCAAATACATATCAGAAAAAATGGAATAAGACgaatacatttaacatttacctgTTTAATTCAAGTGTGATGTCTGATCAGCATCAAAATGAGGTCTTGAACGAGGTGAATCCTCACTCAAGGAAGTCGCTGAAAGTGTCTCCTCTGGGTCGGACCTCCACTGTCTGGCTGTGGAACAAGCCGCCATGTTGGACAGGTGTAGGAGTTCCAGCAGGAGCTGGGCCTGAAAGTTCAGTGTGGGGTCACACTCATGAGGGTTTACTAAAAAACTCAGACACGGCTTACTGCTAAGGTTTTACTGAAAGTCCTACCTCTGTTCACAACTGGATTATTGAACTGACGTTGTCCTTTTGAGATTATCTGTAAAATCAAATCCTCATGGTTATTGACAGACAGCACATCTATTATACTGCTGCTAATGTTACTTGAATTTCTAGTGTTTATTCAAATAacatgaataaattaattaaataattctTTTATGAAGTTACCTCTTCGCTGGACTCTTCGCTGGACTCttcgctggagctgctgttgtggctGCATCCCACAGAGATCACGTGGACTGTGGTGGCGGTCATTCTCAGCCGACTAGAGCAGGAAAAGGAGGGCTGCAGCAAAGCAAGGAAAGGACATGATGCTAGCGTATTTGTGATCTctagttattttttatttatctagTTTCAGCTATTGCCCTGGCAGGTCAGCCCTATTTGCTATATTTACTGTTTGTTGTAGCACAACACCCATTTAAATATTCCAAGGttatatgtttattatgttttgttttttttatcccaGGTGACCATGAACATCTCACCACAAAGAAGCCAGGTTTGAAGGCACACGTCTGCGGGTCGATCCTGGAAGTCTTTGCGCACTCGGTTTCTTTAACCtcaaacatcagcagcaggtcgGCTGTGTCATGGCCCATAGGAAAGACCTGGCGTTCATTTGTTTCATGTCATg carries:
- the spp2 gene encoding secreted phosphoprotein 24, whose translation is MKSCVLLLALLQSLGCSGIPVNYSELQSMADRVLGVALAQINSGDNVKHLYRVTQGYIKKVFPMGHDTADLLLMFEVKETECAKTSRIDPQTCAFKPGFFVPSFSCSSRLRMTATTVHVISVGCSHNSSSSEESSEESSEEIISKGQRQFNNPVVNRGPAPAGTPTPVQHGGLFHSQTVEVRPRGDTFSDFLE